A part of Populus alba chromosome 8, ASM523922v2, whole genome shotgun sequence genomic DNA contains:
- the LOC118061107 gene encoding protein ABCI12, chloroplastic has product MRFGLVVYIALLSVLVLPRHVWMDQLGRVSLLSGILFITLGLGSDGVPPLVQMRTPPPAITGLPNLPMSLSGYSYLIMKLGPLQFTRKGLSVASTAACLTFTVFQSASLCLATTTPEQLAFAMRWFMLPLRYIGVPVAEITLTLLLSLRFINLVFDEVRNVSLGIVSRRIKWKQLTIIETIDIFASYIRRIFKNIFSHAEQISQAMIVRGFRGDSNSHKIYFLSDSSIGMADFVSLLCLIGVVGAALLSDYYLV; this is encoded by the exons ATGCGTTTCGGATTGGTAGTTTACATCGCTCTTTTGTCTGTATTGGTTCTCCCAAGGCATGTGTGGATG GATCAATTGGGAAGAGTGTCATTGCTTTCTGGAATCCTATTTATTACATTGGGTTTAGGATCAGATGGTGTGCCTCCACTTGTCCAGATGAGAACGCCACCACCTGCCATCACAGGCTTGCCTAATCTTCCAATGTCTTTGAGCGGCTATTCGTATTTAATCATGAAGCTAGGGCCTTTACAGTTTACAAGGAAGGGCTTGTCAGTAGCAAGCACAGCTGCATGCTTAACCTTCACT GTCTTCCAAAGTGCAAGCCTTTGCCTGGCAACCACAACCCCTGAACAACTAGCGTTTGCTATGCGGTGGTTTATGCTTCCCTTAAGATACATTGGTGTTCCGGTGGCTGAAATAACTCTTACCCTCTTACTATCATTGAGGTTCATCAATCTAGTCTTTGATGAG GTCCGAAATGTTTCACTGGGGATTGTATCTCGCAGGATAAAATGGAAGCAATTGACGATTATCGAGACGATAGATA TTTTCGCTTCCTATATACGTCGGatcttcaagaatatttttagcCATGCAGAGCAGATATCGCAG GCAATGATTGTCCGGGGTTTTAGAGGTGACAGCAACTCCCATAAAATCTATTTCTTATCAGACTCATCGATTGGGATGGCAGATTTTGTTTCTCTGCTATGCTTGATTGGTGTTGTAGGTGCTGCTCTCCTGTCTGACTATTACTTGGTCTGA
- the LOC118061108 gene encoding F-box/kelch-repeat protein At3g23880, with translation MTNRTKHHKIHPPNVFTHQNQTGKRIPEMESENRESEATHPFPTNFKNSRVTDPTLKDPPMSIPSSSSSSSSTSPGPSQKQQNNDHNLSPPQTNKKRTKKTPPPLPNLPHELIIEILSRLPAKSLIKFRCVSKSFKSLISNPQFIKTHLERVKNLSRNGPDFSPEIVISSSEPLFRLKSCSLYSVYNNPVTDAVVLDYYLLRDTYRYDWVVGSCDGLLCLGIKQDFVVLWNPSTRVFNRLPGLGFAKKLGSYTVFGFGYDSQIDDYKVLAMFCFLTKSVYGGSRYVTRIKVCALKGECWRRLEDFGLGLPYDVSGKHVDGKLCWPVMPEGSIGSAWSIVAFDLAQEMFEEVVQPDYGAVDYERVLGVLQGWLCVMCNYQGVRADVWVLKEFGVRDSWTKLFSIPYLDPLWFHYSVPLCIDVGGEVLLEYKSVLVIYNPKHGTFRYPVMNGASSCIEADVYIQSLVSPVVDGQV, from the coding sequence ATGACAAACCGTACGAAACATCATAAAATCCATCCCCCAAACGTATTTACACACCAAAACCAAACAGGGAAGAGAATCCCAGAAATGGAGTCTGAAAACAGAGAAAGCGAGGCAACTCACCCATTCCCAACCAACTTCAAGAACTCGCGAGTCACAGATCCAACTCTTAAAGACCCGCCAATGTCAATCCCTTCTTCgtcctcatcttcttcttcaacatCACCTGGGCCATCTCAAAAACAGCAAAACAACGATCACAACCTCTCGCCAccacaaaccaataaaaaaagaaccaagAAAACACCACCTCCACTGCCAAACCTCCCTCACGAACTCATCATTGAAATCCTATCTCGGTTGCCAGCCAAATCCCTAATCAAATTCAGGTGCGTTTCCAAATCATTCAAATCCCTGATTTCAAATCCCCAATTCATCAAAACCCATCTCGAAAGGGTCAAGAATTTATCAAGAAACGGCCCTGATTTCTCTCCAGAAATCGTTATTTCCTCCAGCGAGCCACTGTTTAGGCTCAAAAGCTGCTCACTTTACTCTGTTTATAATAACCCAGTGACTGATGCTGTTGTGCTTGATTACTATCTATTGAGGGATACCTATCGTTATGATTGGGTTGTTGGGTCCTGTGATGGGCTACTGTGTTTGGGCATTAAGCAGGATTTTGTGGTCTTATGGAACCCATCTACAAGGGTTTTTAACAGATTGCCTGGTTTGGGATTTGCAAAGAAATTAGGGAGTTATACTGTTTTTGGGTTCGGCTATGATAGTCAAATAGATGACTATAAGGTGCTggctatgttttgttttctgacTAAGAGTGTGTATGGAGGTAGTAGATATGTGACAAGAATTAAGGTTTGTGCATTGAAGGGTGAGTGTTGGAGGAGGCTTGAGGATTTTGGGCTTGGTCTTCCGTATGATGTTTCAGGAAAACATGTTGATGGGAAGCTTTGTTGGCCGGTTATGCCTGAAGGGAGTATAGGGTCAGCGTGGTCTATTGTTGCTTTTGATTTAGCCCAAGAGATGTTCGAGGAGGTTGTGCAACCTGATTATGGGGCGGTTGATTATGAGAGAGTGTTGGGGGTCTTACAAGGCTGGCTCTGTGTGATGTGTAACTATCAAGGGGTTCGTGCAGATGTCTGGGTTTTGAAGGAGTTTGGAGTTAGAGATTCCTGGACTAAGCTGTTTAGCATACCATACTTGGATCCTTTGTGGTTTCATTATTCAGTGCCTCTGTGCATTGATGTTGGAGGTGAGGTTCTGTTGGAGTACAAGTCAGTTTTAGTGATTTACAATCCCAAACATGGTACTTTCAGGTACCCTGTGATGAATGGTGCTAGTTCTTGTATAGAAGCAGATGTTTACATTCAAAGCCTGGTTTCACCCGTTGTTGATGGTCAGGTCTAA